From one Deinococcus fonticola genomic stretch:
- a CDS encoding xanthine dehydrogenase family protein molybdopterin-binding subunit yields MTHQAQSGPTHLGKRRKIIDGLEKITGQAQYPADLNLPGLVHLRPVLSPYPHARIAGIDVQAARAVPGVVAVLTGADLNGPRPAHSRSNMLLAGDEVVFAGQPVAVVVAETEAQAADGAALLDIEYQPLDSVDDAAQALQDEVLVWPQGMPRPDTSMASLHGGGASEEAEQTPSNIHQRQEFKRGDAEKALQEAHTVIQRTFRTSRVHQAYLEPHAVVAQPGVKAGEVTVYTSTQGQYVVRREVAGALNLPERNVHVVPLKVGGGFGAKYGLVDALVAAVALKLRRPARLVLTRSEDMQTTTPTPEIEIELRLGADAQGNLVGLAVDATIENGAFVSGHAGIIATMIGGLYRCENVHITGTELLTNRPPVGAYRAPGVPQALFALESAVDDLAHTLGQDPLELRLQNAAGGGDLTGTGRPWPEIGLKACLERAQGHSLWKDRGQNLNEGVGLAAGGWPGGFSPAGAVCRVDTDGTVRLHVGSVDISGVHSSMVLIAAETLNVDPDSVEIVQGTTDSGPYAPNSGGSQVTISLSGAVLDATQQVKNQLLDLAAHHFETHRDDIELAEGHASLRGVPGKTVSIGQLAGMGQRLPGGPGPVVAEGRAALKAGAPGFIAQLVKVRVDPDTGHVTPLEAATIQDVGFALNPLLVEGQMHGGSAQALSIGLYEGQVFADGQLTNPNFMEYTFPRADDLPPLEAVIVEHPSEHGPFGARVVGEPPMTAGAAAVANAIRDAVGVRVTDLPVKPETLWQLMTRQESGQTG; encoded by the coding sequence GTGACACACCAAGCCCAATCCGGCCCCACCCACCTCGGCAAACGCCGCAAAATCATCGACGGTCTGGAGAAAATCACCGGGCAGGCGCAGTACCCCGCCGACCTGAACCTGCCGGGCCTGGTGCACCTGCGCCCCGTGCTGTCGCCCTACCCGCACGCCCGCATTGCCGGGATCGACGTGCAGGCGGCGCGGGCCGTGCCGGGCGTGGTGGCGGTGCTGACCGGGGCCGATCTGAACGGCCCGCGCCCCGCGCACTCGCGCTCGAACATGCTGCTGGCTGGAGACGAGGTGGTGTTCGCCGGGCAGCCCGTGGCGGTGGTGGTCGCGGAGACCGAAGCGCAGGCGGCCGACGGCGCGGCCCTGCTGGACATCGAGTACCAGCCGCTGGACAGCGTGGACGACGCGGCGCAGGCCTTGCAGGACGAGGTGCTGGTGTGGCCGCAGGGCATGCCGCGCCCCGACACCAGCATGGCCAGCCTCCACGGCGGCGGCGCCAGCGAGGAGGCCGAGCAGACTCCCTCGAACATTCACCAGCGCCAGGAATTTAAGCGTGGGGACGCCGAGAAAGCCCTGCAAGAGGCACACACCGTTATCCAGCGCACCTTCCGCACGTCGCGTGTTCACCAGGCGTACCTGGAACCGCACGCGGTGGTCGCGCAGCCGGGCGTGAAAGCGGGCGAGGTGACGGTATACACCAGCACGCAGGGCCAGTACGTGGTGCGCCGCGAGGTGGCCGGGGCGCTGAACCTGCCCGAGCGCAACGTCCACGTGGTGCCCCTGAAGGTCGGCGGGGGATTCGGCGCGAAGTATGGGCTGGTGGACGCGCTGGTGGCTGCGGTGGCGCTGAAGCTGCGCCGCCCGGCCCGGCTGGTGCTGACCCGCAGCGAGGACATGCAGACCACCACCCCCACTCCCGAAATCGAGATCGAGCTGCGGCTGGGCGCGGATGCCCAGGGCAACCTGGTGGGCCTGGCGGTGGACGCCACCATCGAGAACGGGGCCTTCGTGTCGGGTCACGCCGGCATCATCGCCACCATGATCGGCGGCCTGTACCGCTGCGAGAACGTCCATATTACCGGCACCGAACTGCTGACCAACCGCCCGCCGGTGGGGGCCTACCGCGCTCCCGGAGTGCCGCAGGCCCTGTTCGCGCTGGAATCGGCCGTGGACGACCTGGCCCACACGCTGGGTCAGGATCCGCTGGAACTACGCCTCCAGAACGCGGCCGGGGGCGGCGACCTCACCGGAACGGGCCGCCCCTGGCCCGAAATCGGGTTGAAAGCCTGCCTGGAACGCGCGCAAGGACATTCCCTCTGGAAGGACAGAGGCCAGAACCTGAACGAGGGCGTGGGCCTGGCGGCGGGCGGCTGGCCGGGCGGGTTCTCGCCGGCCGGGGCGGTGTGCCGCGTGGACACCGACGGCACCGTGCGGCTGCACGTGGGCAGCGTGGACATCAGCGGCGTACACAGCAGCATGGTCTTGATTGCCGCCGAGACCCTGAACGTCGACCCGGACAGCGTGGAGATCGTGCAGGGTACCACCGACAGCGGTCCTTACGCCCCCAACTCGGGCGGATCACAGGTCACCATCAGCCTCTCGGGCGCAGTGCTGGACGCGACTCAGCAGGTCAAGAACCAGCTGCTCGACCTGGCCGCCCACCACTTCGAAACGCACCGCGACGACATCGAACTCGCTGAGGGCCACGCCAGCCTGCGGGGCGTGCCTGGCAAGACGGTCTCCATCGGGCAACTCGCGGGCATGGGTCAGCGCCTGCCCGGCGGCCCCGGCCCGGTCGTGGCCGAGGGACGCGCCGCCCTGAAAGCGGGTGCGCCGGGCTTTATCGCCCAGCTGGTGAAGGTGCGCGTCGACCCGGACACCGGGCACGTCACCCCGCTGGAAGCCGCGACCATTCAGGACGTGGGGTTTGCCCTGAACCCGCTGCTGGTCGAGGGCCAGATGCACGGCGGCAGCGCTCAGGCGTTGAGCATCGGGCTGTACGAGGGGCAGGTGTTCGCGGACGGGCAACTGACCAACCCGAACTTCATGGAGTACACCTTCCCACGCGCCGACGACCTGCCCCCGCTGGAAGCCGTGATCGTCGAGCACCCGTCCGAGCACGGCCCCTTCGGTGCCCGCGTGGTCGGTGAACCCCCCATGACTGCCGGTGCGGCCGCCGTCGCCAACGCCATCCGGGACGCGGTGGGCGTCCGGGTCACGGACTTGCCCGTGAAGCCCGAAACCCTCTGGCAGCTCATGACCCGGCAGGAATCCGGCCAGACGGGCTGA
- a CDS encoding class I SAM-dependent methyltransferase yields the protein MTPEFTFTTEPMAVILPRLRQALEQHGSVVFLAPNPDTGLGRYAGEVTAAGLHRPLSAWVDLADLLETHLCTPEIVSDTQIRVRFRQYAPVPSPDDSGYGPDGDWARVDKLEDPVFLLTFVEALRRVNPPPGGRVLALGVNAGRELDALNIAFPERPFEVVGVDIEPAALKAAKRCHPNWQFRVLDVNTLPDPALGQFDLIVALSLLQSPGVTQDVLLSNLRKYHLRPTGGLVLGFPNARYRDGHLSYGARMRNFARPDFSLLMADVTNARRGLQKHGFKVFVTGKYEVLLTAIPATLKTPGNLDLEVG from the coding sequence GTGACGCCTGAATTCACGTTCACGACCGAGCCGATGGCCGTGATTCTGCCCCGGTTGCGGCAGGCGCTGGAACAGCACGGCAGCGTGGTTTTTCTTGCGCCCAATCCCGACACGGGTCTGGGCCGCTACGCGGGCGAGGTCACCGCCGCCGGCCTTCACCGCCCGCTGTCGGCGTGGGTCGACCTGGCCGACCTGCTGGAGACGCACCTCTGCACACCGGAAATCGTGTCTGACACGCAAATCAGGGTGCGCTTTCGGCAATACGCCCCCGTCCCCTCACCCGACGACTCGGGGTACGGCCCGGACGGCGACTGGGCGCGGGTGGACAAGCTGGAAGACCCGGTGTTTCTGCTGACTTTTGTGGAGGCGCTGCGGCGCGTGAACCCCCCGCCGGGCGGGCGCGTGCTGGCGCTGGGGGTGAACGCCGGACGCGAACTGGACGCGCTGAACATCGCCTTTCCGGAGCGGCCGTTCGAGGTGGTGGGCGTGGACATCGAGCCCGCCGCTCTGAAGGCGGCGAAACGCTGTCACCCGAACTGGCAATTCCGTGTGCTGGACGTGAACACCCTGCCTGACCCGGCGCTGGGGCAGTTCGACCTGATCGTCGCCCTGAGTCTGCTGCAAAGCCCCGGCGTGACCCAGGACGTGCTGCTCTCTAACCTTCGCAAGTATCACCTGCGGCCCACGGGCGGCCTGGTGCTGGGCTTCCCGAACGCCCGCTACCGGGACGGCCACCTGAGCTACGGCGCGCGCATGCGCAATTTTGCCCGCCCGGACTTCAGCCTGCTGATGGCCGATGTCACGAACGCCCGGCGCGGCCTACAAAAGCACGGCTTCAAGGTGTTCGTGACCGGCAAGTACGAGGTGCTGCTGACCGCCATTCCCGCCACGCTGAAAACGCCCGGGAACCTGGATCTAGAGGTGGGGTGA
- a CDS encoding FAD-dependent oxidoreductase — protein sequence MSGPQFYPAKPQRSQPQPGHVYDVAVVGAGLAGVELAWRLARAGADVLLVSQALDHLGNLYQPTLTGVDFPAGSVFARVAERIAPEVDGPVDGWAFHRHLKAEIEGTPGLHLLQSTVTEVDEGEDGLVTLSTWEGPKLQARSGVLAVGAFLKGRLLMGDSVEEAGRLSEVAYDFLADDLSRAVLLVGDEQEAPAADGAPAYSVRFLTPARSELNGFRLGRFDHVYAVGRCTPGTHTYTSVLEDAAQLADELLAAGGNP from the coding sequence ATGTCAGGGCCGCAGTTTTATCCAGCAAAACCTCAACGTAGTCAGCCTCAGCCGGGGCACGTGTACGACGTGGCAGTGGTCGGGGCGGGGCTGGCCGGCGTGGAGCTGGCGTGGCGCCTGGCGCGGGCGGGCGCGGATGTGCTGCTGGTGTCTCAGGCGCTCGATCACCTGGGCAACCTGTACCAGCCGACGCTGACGGGAGTGGATTTTCCGGCGGGCAGCGTGTTCGCGCGGGTGGCCGAGCGGATTGCGCCGGAAGTGGACGGCCCTGTTGATGGTTGGGCGTTTCACCGCCACCTGAAGGCGGAAATCGAGGGCACGCCGGGCCTTCATCTGCTTCAGAGCACCGTGACGGAAGTGGACGAGGGCGAGGACGGTCTGGTGACGCTGTCCACCTGGGAAGGCCCGAAGTTGCAGGCGCGCTCAGGAGTGCTGGCGGTGGGGGCGTTCCTGAAAGGCCGCTTGCTGATGGGTGATTCGGTCGAGGAGGCGGGGCGCCTGTCGGAGGTGGCTTACGATTTCCTGGCGGACGACCTGTCGCGGGCAGTGCTGCTGGTGGGCGACGAGCAGGAGGCCCCGGCCGCCGATGGAGCGCCCGCGTACTCGGTGCGTTTCCTGACTCCGGCGCGGAGTGAATTGAATGGGTTTCGTCTGGGACGATTCGACCACGTTTATGCGGTGGGACGCTGCACGCCCGGAACACACACCTACACCAGCGTGCTGGAAGACGCCGCGCAGCTCGCGGACGAACTTCTTGCTGCCGGGGGGAACCCGTGA
- the trmB gene encoding tRNA (guanine(46)-N(7))-methyltransferase TrmB encodes MTGPRIFRLSDFQFPDAAARLYPDTPERPWVLEVGFGDGRFWPHHVQHSAQTFAEVPNYLGVELSGVSLLKAHRRLKSAGIGNAILSKMPADVLVREVIPEASLDAIIVNFPDPWPKAGHEEHRLLRVPFFELAASRLKPGGSILFTTDHDEYFEFACREAQASGVMQVETGDPPPAALETKYALKWRDLGLGVNHARFTPTRQTEVPHGSTFPYPETENDVPHAILTLPTDFSPTDFQKYTAQGKGHTVVLLDLYASLRRDGWVALAHVVEGELTQEVLVGITNREDGSTLVRLAKFGGPIITPGVKAAVGAVTDWLKSEGAKVTHRGY; translated from the coding sequence GTGACCGGGCCGCGCATTTTCCGCCTGTCGGACTTCCAGTTCCCGGATGCGGCGGCGCGGCTGTACCCGGACACGCCGGAGCGGCCCTGGGTGCTGGAAGTGGGCTTCGGGGACGGGCGCTTCTGGCCGCACCATGTTCAGCACAGTGCGCAGACCTTCGCGGAAGTCCCGAATTATCTGGGCGTGGAACTGTCGGGCGTGTCGCTCCTGAAAGCGCACCGCCGCCTGAAGAGTGCAGGAATCGGCAATGCCATTCTGTCGAAAATGCCCGCGGACGTGCTGGTGCGCGAGGTAATTCCCGAGGCCAGCCTGGACGCGATCATCGTGAACTTTCCGGATCCGTGGCCCAAGGCGGGGCACGAAGAACACCGCCTGCTGCGCGTCCCGTTCTTCGAGCTGGCCGCCAGCCGCCTGAAACCGGGCGGAAGCATCCTGTTCACCACGGACCACGACGAATACTTCGAGTTCGCATGCCGGGAAGCGCAGGCAAGCGGCGTCATGCAGGTGGAAACGGGCGACCCACCGCCCGCCGCGCTCGAAACGAAGTACGCCCTGAAGTGGCGTGACCTGGGCCTGGGTGTGAATCACGCCCGCTTCACGCCCACGCGCCAGACGGAAGTTCCACATGGTTCTACATTCCCCTACCCTGAAACGGAGAACGACGTGCCCCACGCCATTTTAACCCTGCCAACCGATTTCTCCCCCACTGATTTTCAGAAATACACTGCTCAGGGCAAAGGGCATACCGTTGTTCTGCTCGACCTGTACGCTAGCCTGCGCCGGGACGGCTGGGTGGCCCTGGCGCACGTCGTGGAGGGCGAATTGACGCAGGAAGTGCTGGTGGGCATTACGAACCGCGAGGACGGCAGCACCCTCGTCCGGCTGGCGAAGTTCGGCGGCCCGATCATCACGCCGGGCGTAAAAGCGGCGGTGGGCGCGGTCACGGACTGGCTGAAAAGCGAGGGCGCGAAGGTCACTCACCGGGGGTACTGA
- a CDS encoding phosphohydrolase, whose amino-acid sequence MRDLAMSDLSVGESSGEQWRFLQGVRAFALPHYQRSERAYHNDGHVRNLLSVLARHDVLTPTLALAVWGHDLVYDPARNDNEAQSAELFGAWLRQQGASENLCLSVRQLILATRHTSPPASRQEALLVDADLSILGAAPADFQAYEAGIRQEYAHVPEGKYRAGRRQVLEHFLKRDLIYTTPEFIALEKPARHNLQGSLQQLA is encoded by the coding sequence ATGAGAGACTTGGCCATGAGCGACCTGAGCGTGGGTGAATCCTCCGGCGAGCAGTGGCGTTTCCTGCAAGGTGTCCGGGCGTTTGCGCTGCCGCACTACCAGCGCTCCGAGCGGGCGTATCACAACGACGGGCATGTGCGGAACCTGCTTTCGGTGCTGGCCCGGCACGACGTGCTGACCCCGACATTGGCGCTGGCGGTGTGGGGCCACGACCTGGTCTACGACCCGGCCCGCAACGACAACGAGGCGCAAAGTGCTGAGCTGTTCGGCGCATGGCTCCGTCAGCAGGGCGCTTCGGAGAACCTTTGCCTCAGCGTGCGCCAACTGATTCTGGCGACCAGGCACACCTCTCCACCAGCTTCGCGCCAGGAAGCACTGCTGGTGGACGCGGATCTGAGCATCCTGGGCGCGGCGCCTGCGGACTTTCAGGCTTACGAGGCGGGCATTCGGCAGGAGTACGCTCACGTTCCGGAAGGCAAATACCGCGCCGGGCGGCGGCAGGTGCTGGAACACTTCCTGAAGCGCGACCTGATTTACACCACGCCGGAGTTCATAGCCCTGGAGAAGCCGGCGCGGCACAACCTGCAAGGCAGCCTGCAACAGCTCGCTTAG
- a CDS encoding FMN-binding negative transcriptional regulator has translation MYLPAYFRMDDHTEQLRFMRENPFATLITAPDGVPYATHLPILIQPENDRLYLRSHLARANRQWQHFGAQHAGNREVLVIFQGPHAPIRSTWYDSSPTVPTWNYTAIHAYGLPRIVEGDKTHDIAYGLVKEFVPDMAPIPQEYEQRQFKAIVTFEIEVTRLEGKYKLSQNRNAQDQANVREYLSRSERQEERQTAEYMARLNNAPRD, from the coding sequence ATGTACCTGCCCGCCTACTTCCGCATGGACGACCACACCGAGCAACTCCGCTTCATGCGCGAAAACCCCTTTGCTACCCTGATTACCGCGCCGGACGGCGTTCCCTACGCCACGCACCTGCCCATTCTTATTCAGCCCGAAAACGACCGGCTTTATCTCCGCTCGCATCTGGCCCGGGCCAACAGGCAGTGGCAGCACTTTGGCGCCCAGCACGCTGGCAATCGGGAAGTTCTGGTCATCTTCCAGGGGCCACACGCCCCCATTCGCTCCACCTGGTACGACAGCAGCCCCACTGTCCCCACCTGGAACTACACTGCCATTCACGCCTACGGCCTGCCCCGCATCGTCGAAGGAGACAAAACCCACGACATCGCGTACGGTCTGGTCAAGGAGTTCGTGCCCGACATGGCCCCTATCCCCCAGGAGTACGAACAGCGCCAATTCAAGGCCATCGTCACCTTCGAGATAGAAGTCACGCGCCTGGAAGGCAAATACAAACTCAGCCAGAACAGGAACGCGCAGGATCAGGCGAACGTACGGGAATACCTCAGCCGCAGCGAGCGGCAGGAGGAAAGGCAAACCGCCGAGTACATGGCAAGGCTGAACAATGCTCCGCGTGACTGA
- a CDS encoding MBL fold metallo-hydrolase — protein MIPIIMEVPTPDPRVRCFRSAPEVDCFAVVTERYVVVVDTFGTPQEAAQMMELLRPALPERQLLVVNTHDHYDHAWGNAVFAPDQAFAAPIIAHALSRDPERRLDSARKLAHKQAQEQAQEPQRFADTTLFFPTLMFTHEFVIDGGDLTLHLLPAPGHAPDQVAVWIPELRFLLAADALEFPFPLLSDAAQLPALLGSIERLKTLQPEVILPCHGGLHGPELLDWNTRYYIRLQEGPFSFDEVLADLGVPGVPNETFYREMHAGHQKLFAARDA, from the coding sequence ATGATTCCTATCATCATGGAAGTGCCCACGCCTGATCCGCGCGTGCGGTGTTTCCGGTCTGCGCCGGAAGTGGACTGTTTCGCGGTGGTCACGGAGCGGTACGTGGTGGTCGTGGATACGTTCGGCACGCCGCAGGAAGCCGCGCAGATGATGGAATTGCTGCGGCCCGCGCTGCCGGAACGTCAACTGCTGGTGGTGAACACGCACGACCACTACGACCATGCCTGGGGCAACGCAGTTTTTGCGCCGGATCAGGCGTTCGCCGCGCCGATCATCGCCCACGCCCTGTCGCGTGACCCGGAGCGGCGCCTGGACAGCGCCCGGAAACTGGCCCACAAACAGGCCCAGGAACAGGCACAGGAACCCCAGCGCTTCGCAGACACCACTCTATTTTTCCCCACGCTGATGTTCACGCACGAGTTCGTGATCGACGGCGGCGACCTGACCCTGCACCTGCTGCCCGCGCCGGGCCACGCGCCCGATCAGGTGGCAGTGTGGATTCCGGAATTGCGCTTCCTGCTGGCGGCGGACGCGCTGGAATTCCCGTTTCCGCTGCTGAGTGACGCGGCGCAGTTGCCCGCCCTGCTGGGCAGCATTGAACGCCTGAAAACCCTGCAACCCGAGGTGATTCTCCCGTGCCACGGGGGGCTGCACGGCCCCGAGTTGCTGGACTGGAACACCCGCTATTACATCCGTTTGCAGGAGGGGCCTTTCTCCTTCGACGAGGTTCTGGCTGACCTGGGCGTTCCCGGCGTGCCGAACGAGACGTTTTACCGTGAGATGCACGCCGGGCACCAGAAGCTGTTTGCCGCCCGTGACGCCTGA
- a CDS encoding MFS transporter — protein sequence MTSPTTAPPATHLISRPPPALAAGLLLVILVVAFESSAVGTVMPRIAADLGGLQLYGWASSAFMLASLLGAMLTGLLTDRRGVAWGAAFSLALFGLGLLVLGLAASMPVVIAGRLIEGVGVGGLNALPFVVISAAYRDEAKARMLAAVSSMWLVPGLVGPLLASVLTAQFSWRAVPWSLVGLLVLAAPLCLHPLRSLPPLATGGSQKRILWPTLGLMVAFTALIEGLRRPDALGIPVALAGLVGLLLSARPLFPRGLWSLRPGLPASLALRGFAAFALMGQSSFVTLSLREVHHLPLAVVGLSISVGGLSWTLGAWLQAHLEKTFGPASRPARIRYGLLGITGGLLLTGLGMTGVLPYPVIFLGGLIAGIGMGTAYNSNSLHAMSLVPPAQAGQLSSQLANIEVLMVALSAGISGALVTRIHPLEQALTCVVIMNLLASLIPWVAARRLIQH from the coding sequence GTGACTTCCCCGACCACCGCGCCCCCAGCTACCCACCTGATCAGCCGCCCGCCCCCGGCCCTGGCCGCCGGGCTGCTGCTGGTCATTCTGGTGGTGGCTTTCGAGTCCTCGGCGGTGGGCACGGTTATGCCGCGCATCGCCGCCGACCTGGGCGGCCTGCAGCTGTACGGCTGGGCCTCCAGCGCCTTTATGCTGGCCAGCCTGCTGGGCGCCATGCTGACCGGCCTGCTGACGGATCGGCGCGGCGTGGCGTGGGGCGCGGCCTTCAGCCTGGCGCTGTTCGGCCTGGGGCTGCTGGTGCTTGGGCTGGCCGCCAGCATGCCCGTGGTCATCGCCGGGCGCCTGATCGAGGGCGTGGGGGTGGGGGGCCTGAATGCCCTGCCCTTCGTGGTGATCAGCGCCGCATACCGCGACGAGGCGAAGGCCAGGATGCTGGCGGCAGTGTCCAGCATGTGGCTGGTGCCGGGCCTGGTCGGCCCACTGCTGGCCAGTGTGCTGACCGCGCAGTTCTCGTGGCGCGCAGTGCCCTGGAGCCTGGTCGGGCTGCTGGTGCTGGCCGCGCCCCTGTGCCTGCACCCGCTGAGAAGCCTGCCTCCTCTGGCGACCGGCGGCAGCCAGAAACGCATCCTGTGGCCCACGCTGGGCCTGATGGTGGCCTTCACCGCGCTGATCGAGGGCCTGCGGCGCCCCGACGCGCTGGGTATCCCGGTCGCCCTGGCAGGCCTGGTGGGCCTGCTGCTGAGCGCCCGGCCCCTCTTTCCCCGTGGCCTGTGGAGCCTGCGGCCCGGTCTGCCGGCCTCGCTGGCCCTGCGCGGCTTCGCGGCGTTCGCGTTGATGGGCCAGAGCTCCTTCGTGACCCTGAGCCTGCGCGAGGTACATCACCTGCCGCTGGCGGTCGTGGGCCTCAGCATCAGCGTGGGCGGCCTGAGCTGGACACTGGGCGCCTGGCTTCAGGCCCACCTGGAAAAGACCTTCGGCCCGGCCTCGCGCCCTGCGCGCATCCGCTACGGCCTGCTGGGCATCACGGGTGGCCTGCTCCTGACCGGCCTGGGCATGACCGGCGTGCTGCCCTACCCGGTGATTTTCCTGGGTGGCCTGATCGCCGGGATCGGCATGGGCACGGCCTACAACAGCAACAGCCTGCACGCCATGAGTCTCGTCCCGCCCGCGCAGGCCGGGCAGCTTTCCAGCCAGCTGGCCAATATTGAGGTGCTGATGGTGGCGCTGTCTGCCGGGATCAGCGGCGCCCTGGTGACGCGCATTCACCCGCTGGAGCAGGCGCTGACCTGCGTGGTGATCATGAACCTGCTGGCGTCTCTGATCCCCTGGGTGGCGGCGCGGCGTCTGATCCAACACTGA
- a CDS encoding RluA family pseudouridine synthase — protein MTLNDGYAYTSHIQRGGVNVLDFLSGEFRHSSREVWAARLATGEIELDGRSLRANVRLRAGQQLVWHRPPWREETVPLSFEVLFEDADLLAVSKPAGLPTVPGGGFLNHTLLSAVRGRWPTASPLHRLGRGTSGLVLCSLTSRAGAALLADWRAQRVQKVYLALASGVAAQDVFEIRTPIGPVPHAKLGEVFAASPAGKAARSVARVLERRQDSTLFEVEIFTGRPHQIRIHLASIGQPLVGDPLYVPGGSPLPEALPGDVGYHLHAWKLTFTHPASGKAMTLTAPPPAILEHES, from the coding sequence GTGACGTTGAACGATGGTTACGCCTACACCTCGCATATTCAGCGGGGCGGCGTGAACGTGCTGGATTTCCTGTCGGGTGAGTTCCGGCATTCATCGCGGGAGGTGTGGGCGGCGCGGCTGGCAACGGGTGAAATCGAGCTGGACGGACGCTCGCTGCGGGCGAACGTGCGCCTGCGGGCGGGGCAGCAACTGGTGTGGCATCGCCCACCGTGGCGGGAGGAGACGGTTCCCCTGTCGTTCGAGGTGCTGTTCGAGGACGCGGATCTGCTGGCGGTGAGTAAACCTGCGGGCCTGCCGACGGTGCCGGGGGGCGGGTTCCTTAACCACACCCTGTTGTCGGCGGTGCGTGGGCGCTGGCCGACCGCCTCGCCCCTGCACCGACTGGGGCGGGGAACGTCGGGGCTGGTGCTGTGCTCGCTGACTTCACGGGCGGGAGCAGCACTCCTGGCAGACTGGCGGGCGCAGCGCGTGCAGAAGGTGTACCTGGCCCTGGCATCCGGCGTGGCGGCGCAGGATGTCTTCGAGATTCGTACCCCGATTGGCCCCGTTCCTCACGCGAAACTGGGCGAGGTGTTCGCCGCGAGTCCGGCGGGCAAGGCCGCCCGTTCGGTGGCGCGGGTGCTGGAGCGCCGCCAGGACTCGACGCTTTTCGAGGTGGAGATCTTCACGGGAAGGCCGCATCAGATTCGCATTCACCTGGCCAGCATCGGCCAGCCGCTGGTGGGTGACCCGCTGTATGTGCCGGGCGGTTCTCCCTTGCCGGAGGCACTGCCGGGAGACGTGGGGTATCACCTGCACGCCTGGAAGCTGACATTCACTCACCCGGCCAGCGGGAAGGCAATGACGTTGACCGCACCGCCCCCGGCCATACTGGAACATGAATCGTAG
- a CDS encoding nitronate monooxygenase gives MTELPAVPSTPHPRIIQGGMGVAVSNWVLANAVSRTGELGVVSGTGIDNVLVRRLQDGDEGGHTRRALAQYPNQERVQAALKKYFLPEGRQGKPYKRVPMPSLTSHRESWELSIMGAFVEVWLAREGHSNPVGVNLLTKLQLFNLPSLYGAVLAGVDTVIMGAGIPREIPGALDAFAAGQPASMRLDVKGDPQGETPVITLDPAEYGLAGIAVGRPKFYPIITSHVLAGVLLKKASGEVQGFVIEGPTAGGHNAPPRGQVTYDELGQPIYTERDICDLSEMRKLGLPFWLAGGQATPESLRAAEAEGAAGIQVGTLFAFCQESGFRADFRERVQVKAQQERLSVFTDPLASPTGFPFKVVQLPDTLSNPEVYAARQRVCDIGYLREAYWQGGKVGWRCASEPVDQYVAKGGKPEDTVGRKCLCNALMSDAGLAQIQKNGDVEKPLLTSGDGIFALSDWKLGYSAHDVIAYLRGESGTR, from the coding sequence ATGACTGAATTACCCGCTGTGCCGTCCACCCCCCACCCCCGCATCATTCAGGGGGGCATGGGGGTCGCTGTCTCGAACTGGGTGCTGGCGAATGCCGTGTCCCGCACTGGTGAACTGGGAGTGGTGTCCGGCACCGGCATCGACAACGTGCTGGTGCGCCGCCTTCAGGACGGTGACGAGGGCGGGCACACCCGCCGGGCGCTGGCGCAGTACCCCAACCAGGAGCGCGTGCAGGCCGCCCTGAAAAAGTACTTTCTGCCGGAAGGCCGCCAGGGCAAACCGTACAAGCGCGTGCCCATGCCCAGCCTCACCAGCCACCGCGAGTCGTGGGAACTGTCGATCATGGGCGCGTTCGTGGAAGTGTGGCTGGCCCGCGAGGGGCACAGCAACCCGGTGGGCGTGAACCTGCTCACCAAGTTGCAGCTGTTCAACCTGCCGTCGCTGTACGGCGCGGTGCTGGCGGGCGTGGATACGGTGATTATGGGCGCGGGCATCCCGCGTGAAATTCCCGGCGCGCTCGACGCCTTCGCGGCGGGGCAACCGGCCTCCATGCGGCTGGACGTCAAGGGCGACCCGCAGGGCGAAACGCCGGTCATCACGCTCGACCCCGCCGAGTACGGCCTGGCGGGCATTGCGGTGGGCCGCCCGAAGTTCTACCCGATCATCACGTCGCACGTGCTGGCCGGGGTGCTGCTCAAGAAGGCCAGTGGCGAGGTGCAGGGCTTCGTGATCGAGGGGCCGACCGCCGGGGGCCACAACGCCCCGCCGCGCGGTCAGGTCACCTACGATGAATTGGGCCAGCCCATCTATACCGAGCGCGATATCTGCGACCTCTCGGAGATGCGCAAGCTGGGCCTGCCGTTCTGGCTGGCGGGCGGCCAGGCCACCCCCGAGTCCCTGAGGGCCGCGGAAGCCGAGGGCGCGGCGGGCATTCAGGTGGGCACCCTCTTCGCCTTCTGCCAGGAGTCCGGCTTCCGCGCCGACTTCCGCGAGCGCGTGCAGGTCAAAGCGCAGCAGGAGCGCCTGAGCGTCTTTACCGACCCGCTCGCCTCGCCCACCGGGTTTCCGTTCAAGGTGGTGCAACTGCCCGACACCCTCAGCAACCCCGAAGTGTACGCCGCCCGTCAGCGCGTGTGCGACATCGGTTACCTGCGGGAAGCCTACTGGCAGGGCGGCAAGGTGGGCTGGCGCTGCGCCTCCGAGCCGGTCGACCAGTACGTGGCCAAGGGCGGCAAACCCGAGGACACGGTGGGCCGCAAGTGTCTGTGTAACGCCCTGATGTCCGACGCGGGCCTGGCCCAGATCCAGAAGAACGGCGACGTGGAAAAACCCCTGCTGACCAGCGGGGACGGCATCTTTGCCCTCTCGGACTGGAAGCTGGGGTACAGCGCCCACGACGTGATCGCTTACCTGCGCGGCGAATC